GCCGAGCCCGATGGCGATGGCGGCTTCGAAGCCCCCGTCCCGCTCGGGGGCGCCCCCGAGTCTTCCCGCCTGGGCCAGGGCGGCATGATGGACGTGTCGCTGCATCCCGCGTTCGAAGGCAACGCCCTGGTCTACTTCACCCACGCCACCGGCGACGGCCGGGCCAACCGCACCGCGCTCTCGCGGGCGCGCCTCGTGCGCGGCGAGGCAGTGGTGCGATTCGAGGACACCGAAGAGCTGTTCCGCGTCACGCCCGACAAGCCTGGCGGCCAGCACTTCGGCTCGCGCCTGGTCTGGCTGCCCGACGGCACGCTGCTCATGTCCGTCGGCGACGGCGGCAACCCGCCCACCCGCGTCGGCGGACGGCTCGCCCGCGACAACCCGCAGTTCCTCGACAACGCGTGGGGCAAGGTGCTGCGCCTCAACGACGACGGCACCGCGCCCGACGACAACCCGTTCAGTGATCGCGAGGACGTCGGCCGCTTCGTCTACAGCTACGGACACCGCAACATCCAGGGCATGGACATCGAGCCGCAGAGCGGCCGTGTTTGGGCAACGGAGCATGGGGCGCTTGGTGGGGACGAGCTCAACCTCATCGAGCCGGGCAAGAACTACGGCTGGCCCAAGGCGACCTACAGCATCCACTACAACGGCGACGAAATCAGCGATGAGGTCAGCCTCGATGGCATGGTCGACCCCGCGTGCGTCTGGACGCCGGTGCTCGCCGCCTGCGGCCTTGCCTTCTACACGGGCGACCAATTCCCCCAGTGGCAGGGCGACCTCTTCGCCGGCGGGCTCGTCAGCCGCCAGGTCCGCCGCGTGATGCTCGATGGCGAGGGCGATGGCATCACGGTTGAGGCCAACGAGACCCTCCCCTTTGGCGCCCGCGTCCGCGACGTGCGGCAGGGACCGGATGGCTATCTCTACGTCCTGACCGACGAGCGCAATGGCAAGCTAGTCCGGATCGTACCGGAGTAGCCCGCCCGGCCACCGGCGCCGCGTCAGTCCGAGGGTGCGAGCCGGCGGCGCAGGTCGGCGGCCAGCCGCTCGCCGGTGAGGGTCTCCTCGTCGACCAGGTCGTGGGCGCCGCTCTCGCGGATCTCCTGGACGTAGCGGTGGTAGCGCGCCCGGGCGATGACGTGCGCATCGGGCGCCGCCACCCGCACCAGGCGGACGATCCGCGCGGCCATCGCCGGATCGGGGATCGTCACCACCACCGTGTCGGCCGTCCTGACGCCCGCGTGGTGCAGCACGTCCTCGTGCGTCGCGTCGCCCACGTGGCCGACCAGCCCCATCGCCTGGGCAGTCTTGATCGCCTTCACGTTGAGGTCGAGCACGACCACCTCGCGGTCGTGGCCGGCCAGCATCCGCCCCACCGCCTGGCCCGCCGGACCGAAGCCGACCACGACGATCCGACCCGCCGCCGCGTGCGCGGGCGTGCCCACCGGCGGGGCAGGCGCCGAGACCAGCCGGGCGCGGCGAAGGCCCGCGATGATCCGCGGGGCCAGCCAGGGGGCCGTCGAGACCAGGTAGGGCGTCAGGAACAGCGAGATGATGGTGGCCGAGACCAGCAGCCGCAGGGCGTCGTCGTCGATGAGGCTGCCGTGGGCCGACATCGCCAGGATGAACGAGAACTCGCCCACCTGGGCCAGGCACAGGCCGGTCATCAGCGCGCTCTCGTGGGCCTGGCCCAGCAGGCGCAGGATCGCCCACACGACCAGCGCCTTGCCCACGACGATCGCCGCCAGCACGCCCAGCACCAGCCCCACGTTGCCCAGCAGCCACGCCGGATCGCCCAGCATGCCGATGGACCCGAAGAACAGCGTGACCAGCAGCGTCTGCAGCGAGGCGATGTCGGCCCGCACCTGCGTGGCGAAGGGCGAGGCGGCCAGCAGCATGCCCGCGACGAAGGCCCCCAGCGCCGGCGACAGCCCGAACTCGTGCGACGCCCACGCCGCGCCGAGCCCCACCACCACGGCGATCAGGATCGGCAGGTCGCGGCTGTGCCGCAGGGCCTCCAGCCGCAGCAGCCACGGCATCGCGTACCGCAGCAGCACGAACAGCAGCGCGACGAGCACCGCCGCCCCGCCCAGCACGCGGGCCAGGGCCCAGCCGGCCTCGGCCAGCCCGGCCCCGCTCTCGCCCGCGCCATTCCCCGCGCCACCCCCCACACCACCCCCCTCGCCCGCCAGCAGCGCCACGAGCAGCACCAGCGGCACGACGGCCGCGTCCTGCACTAGCAGGATGCCCAGCGCGTGCCGCCCGTGGTTCGATTCGATCTCGGCCCGGGCCACCAAGAGCCGCAGCACGCAGGCCGTGCTGCTCAGGGCGATGATCGCCCCCAGCGCCCACGCCGTGCGCGCCGGCACGCCCAGCAGCAGGCACGCCCCGGCCACGAGCGACACGGTCACCCCCACCTGCAGGAACCCGCCGCCGATGGCCACCCGCCCCAGCCCGACCAACCGCCGCCAGGAGAATTCGAGGCCGATGGTGAAGAGCAACAGCGCGATGCCCAGCTCGGCGAGCAGCTCGACCTGCTCGCCCGAGCCGACGATCCCCAGCACGTTGGGCCCCACCAGCGTGCCGGCCGCCAGGTAGCCGATGATCGGGCTCTGCTTCAGGCACGCGCACACGATCCCGAGTGCCGTCGCGGTCGACAGCAGGAGCAGGACGTCGAGCAGCACCGACCAGGATCCCATGGCGGGCAGTCTATCGGTGCCCCGAGGCTGACCCCAGCAGCCCGCGTCCGCGACGTGCGGCAGGGGCCCGACGGGTTCCTGCACGTACTGACCGACGAGCGCATCGGCAAGCTGATCCGGATCGTGCCGGAGTAAGAAGCGCGGAACGCTGACGGGCCAGCAAAGGTCAATTCCCTGGGCGCTCCTGCCCGGCCGCTACACTGCACCTCCGTGTCCGGAGCCACCACCATACGGAGTCCGCTCGGCCGCTTCGTTGGCGGGGCGTGCGCCATGGGCGGCAGCGCCGCGGCCGGCCTGACGACCTCGGCCATGGTTGCGGGTGCCGTGACCCCACCCGTTGGCGTTGCAATCCTTGGGACGCTCGCACTCTTTGCGGGCGGCGCGGCGGTTTACCAGGGTGCCAAAGCGAAGCAGGCCGACAAGACCACCGACGAGATCCTCCAACGCCTGACGAAGCTCACCCATGAGCACCGATCGCTGTCGCGGGCGCTGGCTCTGCTGCCCGAGGACATCGGCGGTGGCTCGAAGGAAATCGCCGAACGCATCCGCACGCTGCGCACCGCCTTCGCCGATGACGACCCGGCGGTCGTGGCGGATCGCGTGCAAGGCGTGCCCGACCTGGCCGCCTTCCTCGAGGCACAGACGGAAGAGCGCGAGGCGATGGACGACCAGTTCCGCCAGGGCCTGAGCGTGCTAATCGACGAGGCCATCGCGCAGGGCCGCTTCCGGGCCGAGGCCATCGCGGCGCTAACGGGGCTAGATGCCAAGCTGGACGCGGTGCAAGGCGGCATCAGCGAGGTTCGGCGGACGCAACTGACCGACAGCAAGAACATCGCGCGCATCCGCGAACTTCTCGAGCAACCCCACCTCACTGATGAGCAACTCAAGGACCAACTCCGTGCCGAGATCGAGGCCGAATACGCCGACAAGCTCGCCCAGGAGCGCGACGCGCGCGAGGTCGCCGAGCGCGCAGCAGAGGCGGTGATGGACGTGCGGCACGTTGAAGGCATCGAGACCGCCCTGCGCGAGCACGGCGGCCAAGCCATCGTCGACGCGCTGCTCGCCCTGCCCACGCCGACGGAGGAGACAAGGGTCAGCATCCATCGGAAGGTGGCCGAGTGGGCCTATCTGATCGGCAATATCGAGCAGGCCGAACGATCAATCGGGGTGCTGCTAGCCATAGATTCCGAAGACCTTGACGCCATCAACCGCCTGGGTCTCGTTCAGTTGCATCTCGGCCGGTTCGACGACGCGGAGGCGGGATTCCAGAAGGTGTTGGATCTTGCGAGCGACGACATTGGTTGGCAAGCAGTCGCGGCCGGAAACATCGGTATGGTGCGTCTCGAACGATGGGATTTCACAAGATTGGATTTCATTGGTGCCTTGGACGGGCTCCTAATGGCCTTGCAACTTAATGAGCGCATTGGTTCGGTGAGCGGTACCGCCAAGGCATACGGCAACTTGGCGTTGGTCCATCAAAGACTTGACGATTTGCCAAAGGCTCAGGTTATGTTGCGCAAGGCCTTGGCCCTGTTTAAGAAGAAAAGTCTTGAGCAGGAAGTGGCCAGGACGTATGCAAACCTCGGTGCCGTGTTGAAGGCTCGCGGTAAGCCTCGGGCCGCAAGGGTAGTCCTTTGCAAAGCCGCGAATACCGCCCAAGCGATTAGCAACACGGCGGTCCTGGCCGGCGCCTACGCCAATCTGGGGGCGTTGTTCGAGGAGGCGGGAGACTTCGCCGAGGCCCGGCGCCTGTGGACCCTCGCCCGAGACCTGTACGCCCAGATTGGGGCCGGGCCGAATATGGAGCGGGTCAAGGGCTGGCTGGACGGGCTGCCGCTGGACTGAGCCCGCCATCGCGGGGCGTGCGCCAGGGCCGCCCCACCCGCCCGGCGTCCGACCCAACACGTGCGGCGCGCGGCGGATCGCCTGTTGGGTGTCGCCCCGCACGTGCGTGGCGGAAGGGACCACGTGCGGGGCGGGGCCCAACAGGTGCTGGGCGGCACGCCGCACGTGCGGGGCCGCATCCAACACGTGCGGCGCGGCACGGAACACGTGTTGGGCGGCACCCAACGCGTGCGGCGCGGCATCCAACACGTGCTGGGCGACGCGCCGCACGGCGTTATCCGGGCGTTGCGGGGCCCGCGCAGCCACTCACCCGGCCCGCACCGCATCCACCGCCACCGGTCCCGGCAATCCCGGAAACCGCCCCCGCGGGCCCGCCAAGCGGGTTTCCGCGGGCGATCGGGGGCGTGGAGTTGGTCGCAGCGCCCCGGTGGATGGCCCGGCGGAGCGCGGAGGCGTTTGGTTTCTGGCTGAGCTGTGCGGCGCGGGAGATCGCAGGGGGTTATGCGAACCACCGCCCGCCTCGCAACTGTTACGCTTGCTCGAACCCAATCACCTGCGTATCTGGCAATCCGGCATGGCTGCTCGGAGCGACTCGAAACTCTCATCCGAGACATTTGTGCCGGTCAGATCCAGTCGCTTCAGTTTTGGAAGCCCTGCAAGCCCTTCCACCTTGGTGACCCCTGTATGGCTGAGATCGAGGCGGACAAGGTTCTTGAGTACGAGAATCGGCGTGATGTCCCGAACGCCAGCTTCGGACACGTCAAGATCGACGAGTTGGGGCAATGCAGCGAGATAGGTCAGGTCGCCGACGTACGCGCTACCGAGAACAAGTTGTTCCAGACTTTCCAAATTCGACAGCGGTGAGAGGTCGGCGATTGAGGTGCCCCCGAGGAATAGTCGACGCAGGTTAGAGAGCGTCCGTACCCCCTCGATTTCCCCCAACGTTGAACTGTCCAGGTCGAGTCGCCTCAGTCGTGGGAATGCCAGGAGGGGCTCAGACGTCGACAACTCGGCACCGGTCAGCGACAGCTTCTCGCAAGCTTCGAAATCTCGCTCGGTCAGTTTATCAACGGGCTTGTCAAGTGCCAGCGACGCGGCCTCGCGGTAGATCCGAAGGTCGTGCGTGCTGGCCTCGAGAATCTGGAATTGCCAGTCCATTAACTCGGACAGTTCCACCATACGGGGTATCGGCGACTTGGCAAGTAGACCGGGCTCGTCGTCGGCGTCACGGGCAACACTGTCGATTAGTTTGTCTCTGAACGCACCGTTGCGATAGTGGGCGTGCGCTTCGATCGTGAAGACGCTCCGGAGATGAGGATCATCAAGCATGCAGAGAAATGGTTTGAACACCTTGGGCGTGCGGATGGTGTCCTCGGGATAGGGCTCGCGATCCAGGAGGACAACGCGCCAGTGGCTGAAGAATGCGTCGAGCGTGCGCGTGCCCAAGGCGTCGAGGCAGCGCTCAAAGTCCTCCTTGGCGTGTTGGCTGATAGATCCGCCTTCCTTCGACGAGGAAGTGGGAAGGTCCGCGCGACCGCTAGCGAGCAACTCCAACCTGCGCCTTACCATGAAACGACGAGCCCCTCGAAGTGCGCAAAGCGTGCGGTCAACTGGCTCGTCATTTTCGAGGCCGAGCCGGTCTTCGTGCCAGAGTTCACCAACGGCCGCCATCATGATCCCGTTGAACAAACGCTTGATTTCGCGCGGGTTGCGATCCGCGTGCTGCAGGATGAATTGCCGAATGCTTCGCTGGGCGGGCTCCCAATGCGCGAGACTCTCCCAAACATGATGTTCGCTGGCAACGCTCTCGAAGAAAGCCTCTGCGATTTCCTCCTCGGCGTCGAGCGTCACCTCGACCTGGAACATCTTGGCCAGGTAGCGATGGGCGTCGACCTCGCGAACGCCGTGCTTGTCGTACAGGCTCTTGACCTGCGCGGTGATCACCGGCTGGTCCACGCCCACGACGAAGATGGTCCGCGGAATGCGCAGGTAGAGCTTGAGGGCCTCGAGCACCTGCACCGCAACGTGGGGCCGGCAGCGGTCCAGGTCGTCGATGAAGACCACGAGGCGTTTGTGCTGGGGGATCGTGTGCTTGACCCAGTCCGAGAGGGCCTGCTCGAGGTTGTTGACGAAGGCCAGCTCCGGGTGGTTGGCCTCCTTGTACGCCTCGACCGCGCCGCGGACGGCCTTGTCGGGCTGGAGCTCGACCCCGGTGCCGTCCACGCCGGCCTTGACCTTCACGCTCTCCAAGCCGGCCAGGAAGGTCTTGCCCAGCATGCCGCCGAACAGACGCACGGCGTTGGTGACCGTGGCCACGTCGCTGTGCTGGACCTTGATCGTCTCTCGGATGATCTCGGCGATGATGCCCCGCAGCACGTCGTCGCGGTCCTGGTACTTCCAGGGGTCGAACCAGACCGTGCGGACCTGGACGAAGTCGTCTTCGTCCATCCGGCCTGCATCGACAAGTTTCTGGCCCCCGCTCTTTTCGCCGCTCTTCCCTGTGGACCAGCATTCCAGCATCCGGTCGAGCCACTTCATCGCCGTCGACTTGCCCGAACCCCACGGCCCGTAGATCGCCGCCGTCAGCGGCATCTGCGTGTCCTTATGGCGGATCAGGTCAAACAGGGGGCCGACCTGACGCACCAGACGCTGGCCGACAATGGGCACTTCGCCATCGGCACGTCCGCCGTCGACGTACTCAATGCCCGCCGGCGGCTCATCGCCAACCGCCGAGCCCACCGGCGGCGAACGCAGCAGCCGCGCCGCCTCCTCCTGGGGATTCCGCGCGGGACGAACGGAGCGGGGCTTAGGAGTCGCATTGCTCACGATTGCCAGCGTAGGAGGCCCCCAGGTCATTCGCGTACGCCCGATCAGGGGGGATGACCGGCCTACGACGCTGCAATCTAAGCTGCTTCCATACAAGTACTTGTCGCCTGCTCGCACAAATGCAGAAAGAAATCTTTTACAAAGAACAGAACTCGCAGTAAAGCCGCTCCGCGATCACCCCGATCTTCATTTCCGGACGGGCGGCACGGTGCCAACCGCCATGCACAACGGCTCGCGATGCTTCCGACGATGTGGGGGCGGGCGGGTCACCGAGATTGGAGGCATCGTTATGACTGCTACTCGCACGATCCCCGACGACAAGCCGGGGCAATTGGACTTCTTCGAGACCCGCATCACCGCGTGGACCGAGAGCGCGGCGGAGATCGGGTTGCTGGCCAGCCAGTCCGCGCAGCTGAGCTCTCTTATTACATCGGCACGCGCCAGTTATGATGCCGCCCAGGCGGCCAAGCAGGCCTTGAAGGGCCTCATCGAGGTGCAGGACGCCGACCTGGCGGCCATGACGCAGTACGGCTCGCAGCTCGTCCAGACCATCCGCGCGTTTGCCGTGCAGACCGGCGATGCGCAGGTGTACGCGACGGCCGAGATCGAGCCGCGCAAGGACCCGACGCCGATCCCGCCGTTCCCTGCGAGTAATCTCTCGTACGAGCTCACCACCAGCGGTGCGCTGAAGCTGCGCTGGGACGGGCGCTTGTCGACCGGGACCTCGTACATCCTCGAGCGCGCGTTCTTCAACGAGCAGAGCCAGCCGCTGCCCTTCGAGGCCATCGCCTTCGTCGACGGGCTGAGCTATACCGACGCGTCGATCCCGAGTGGCACCGGCAACGTGCTGTACCAGGTCAAGGCCCTGAAGGGCGACACGACCACGCAACCCACCGCGCCGATCTTCGTGCGCTTCGGCACGGGCAACCATGCGCAGGGCCAGCAGCAGGCGGCGTAAGAAGCGCGTCCGCCATTCCAGACCCCCACGAGTCGATGACGCCCGGGCGCCGTATTGGCCCGGGCGTTGTCATTGATGAGAGGACCACGCGACGGCCAAGCCGGCGAGGCGCCAAGACAAATGTCCGGGGCATCGGCCTTGGGAGTCCTACGCCTTGCGCCCCACCATCGCCTCGTACACCAGCTCGCTGCCATCGGGCGCGAGGCGGTGCACGTAGCGCTCGCGGGCGGCCAGCCCGAGGCGGCCCGACGACAGCATCTCGCGCACCAGCCCGGCGAAGCCCCCGCGGGCGTCCTCGTCGAGGAACTCGGCCTTGATGTTGAAGCCCACCCAGCCGCCGGGCGCGACGCGGTCGAACGCGGCCATGAAGACCTCGGGCGGGACGTCGCCGTAGCCCAGCGCGGCGACGCAGACCATGGCGTTGAACGCGTGCGCGTCGAGGACGGCCTTCGCTTCCGTCGCGCTGCCGCCCTCGACCGCCTGGGTGATGTCGCCGACGGCGTAGGCGTCGTACAGGCCCGGGCGGTCGCGCTCGGCGGCGACGGCGGCCTCGGCGCAGATGTCGGCGCCCACGATACGGCGGACGCCGAGCCCGGCGAGCTCCTCGCCCACGCAGCCGTTGCCCGCGCCCAGGTCGAGCACGGTGAGCGCCGCGGGATCGTCGCCGGCCTCGAGCATCGCGCGGCCCAGCAGCCCGACGACGACGCGCGGCGACGTGCACCTCAGGGCGTGGTAGACCCACTTCTCGTAGAGGCCCGGCACGGCGAAGACCTCGTCGTAGTCGTGCAGGCGGATGCGCCGCCAGCGGCCGATGCCGTCGGCGTCGTCGGCATGAACGCGCACCAGCGCCCACTCCTCGTCCTGGTCGACGTCGGCGCCCATCACGGGCAGGGCGAGGTCGAGGGATGCGATGGCCGCGTCGAGATCGGCCGTGTCGATCACGGGGGCGGCGTCGGATGCGGACGGTGATGCGGGCGAAACGGTCATGCGTGCTCCTTGCTGGATTGCGCTCGAGGGCAGCGAACTGCTGCGAGCGAGGATGCCGCCCGGCACGCAGCGCAGGGCAAGCACCCGCCAGGGCGTGCTGGCGGTCGTACACGCGACGCGCTTCGAGCGATCGACGCGCGGGGACGACGAGAGATGTGACAAGGCACGCTACGGGAGCGCGCGCCCTCGATCAACCCGGGCCGCCGGGCCTACTCGAGCAGCTCGAACGGCGGCAGGTCTCCCAGCAGCGGCCGCACGTACTGCAGGAACGACTCGCTCACGTCGTGGTGCCCATCGAGGTACGCCGGCGGCATGTGCCGCGTCTTGGCGGCCACGTCCTCGAGCCGCTGCACGCCGGTACGGCACTGGTAGGTTTCGTTCGGGCCGATCTGGCTGGTTCGCTCCAGGGTGATCGAGATGCCGGCGTGTCCCTGCGCGGCGAGCTCGGCCGCGGCGACGCCGACCATGCGGGCCTCGCGCGCGTCGACGGGGCTGGCGTCGGGATAGCAGCGCTGCAGGTAGCCCAGCGTGTCGGCCCGCACGCGCGGGGGCTTGCCGCCCTCGGGCGTGAGCTTGGCCTTCAAGAGGCCCGAGAGCTGGTCGCCCAGCGCGCCCGAGCCCGAGAGCTGGACGTTGCCGTGCGCATCCTTCTCTTCGCCCATGAGCAGGGCCCCGATCGCCACGCCGTCCTTGTCCTGGATGCCCTCGCTCACGGCGATGTGGCACCGCCCCAGCTCGTCGTAGACCCTCGCGACGTCCTGCACGAAGCGGTCGGTGATGAACGGGACCTCGGGCACGTACACGAGGTGCGGGCCGGCGTGCTCCTCGTGCCGGGCGGCGGCGGCGGCGGCGGTCAGGAAGCCCGCGTGGCGGCCCATGACGACGTTGATCTTGATGCCCGGCAGCGCGGCGTTGTCCATGCCGTCGGCCATGTGCGCCAGCGCGACGAACCGCGCGGCGCTCGCGTAGCCGGGCGTGTGGTCGTTGCCCACGAGGTCGTTGTCCACCGTCTTGGGCACGTGGATGCACCGCAGGTCGTAGTCAGCGGCCTTGGCGGCCTCGCTCACGATGCGGCAGGTGTCGCTGCTGTCGTTGCCGCCGATGTAGAAGAAATACCGGGCGTCGAGCTTCTTGCAGCTCTCGAAGATCCGCTGGCAGTAGTTGGCGTCGGGCTTGTCGCGCGTGCTGCCCAGGGCCGCGCTGGGCGTGTGGGCCACGCGGTCGAGCATGGACTCGTCCAGGCCGGTCATGTCGCTCACGCGGCCCTCGGTCAGCCCGCGGACGCCGTTGCGCATCCCCAGGACCCTCGTGACGTGGCCGCTGGCGTGCAGCCCCCGCCGCAGGCCGAGCGCGACGCCCACCAGCGATTGGTTGATCACGGCCGTCGGCCCGCCCGATTGGCCGATGACCGCCGTGCCCGTTGGAAGATCGCTGGATCGTTCTGCCACTGCTCGCCTCCCGCCAAACGGACCAAGAGAACCCCGAAGAGGCGGATTGTTGGCCCTCAATCGCGGGGCGGCCTCTTCTACAATCGCCCGTGCCGACCGAGATCCCACAGCACGTGCTCGAGTCCATCCCCCCCGCCGACGGCCGCAAGGCCCTCGTGGCGATGTCGGGCGGGGTCGACTCGGCCGTGGCGGCGGCGGCGATGGTGCGGGCCGGGTGGGACGTCGTCGGATGCTTCATGCGGCTGGGCTCGCCCGACGAGGACCTCGACGCCGACACCAAGATCGGCCACCGCGGCTGCTGCTCCATCGGCGACGCCCAGGACGCTCGATTGGTCGCCGCCGACCTGGGCGTCCCCTTGTACGTCTGCAACTTCAAGGACGACTTCGGCCGCATCATCGACTACTTCGTCGACGCCTACGCCCAGGGCCGCACGCCCAACCCGTGCGTGCGATGCAACGACTGGCTGAAGTTCGGCAAGCTCCACGCCTACGCGAGGTCCGTCGGCGCGTCGGTCGTCGTCAGCGGCCACTACGCCCGCGTCGATCGCACGGGCCCGCAGCCCAGATTCAGGCGCGGGCGAGACCACGCCAAGGACCAGAGCTACGTGCTGTTCGGCGCGCCGCGCGAGCGGCTGGCCGAGATGGTCCTGCCCATCGGCGAGTTCGAGGACAAGCAAGAGGTCCGCGACGCCGCCGAGGCGCTGGGCTTCAACGTCGCCGGCAAGCCCGACAGCCAGGAGATCTGCTTCGTGCCCGACGACGACTACGCCGGGCTCGTCGAGCGCCGCCGCCCCGAGCTCGTCGGCGCGGGCTCGGTGCTGACCATCGACGGCGTGCCCCTGGGCGAGCACGCCGGCCAGCACCGCTACACCGTCGGCCAGCGCCGCGGCCTGGGCATCGCCGCCGCCGAGCCGCTCTACGTCGTCTCGAAGGACCCCGCCGCCAACACCGTGACCGTCGGCGGGGCCGAGTCCCTCCTGTGCCGGGCCGTCGACGTCGGCGAAGCAAATTGGCTGGCGCCGCAGCCCGATGACGGCGACCGCGTGCTCGTCCGCTACCGCGCCCACGGCAGCGAGTGCGCGGCGACGATGACCCACCTGCCCGATGGCGACCGACCGACGCCCTCGGGCCGGCATGGCCGCTTCGCGCTTACCTTTGCCGAGCCGCAGCGTGCCATCGCCGCCGGCCAGGCCGCCGTGTTGTACGACCCGGCCGACCCCGATCTGGTGCTGGGCGGCGGCTGGATCGAGTCGACGGCGTAAAACCCACACTGGCAGCATGAGTCTGCCGCTCTGGGTCCGGTTTCCCAAACTCGAGCCCGGATCGGTCCGAAAATACGGGTGTGCATCGGGCCTCCGACGCACGCGGTGAACCTGGGGCGGCATGAGCAGAGGGCAGACCATCCTCGACGCGATCGACGGCGCGTTCGCCGCGCACGGCGATCGCGTGGCCATCGAATCGTGGCCCGATGGCGAGTGCCTGACCTACCGGCAGCTCCAGGCGCGGAGCGCCTCGCTCGCGGCCGCACTCGCTCGTTCGGGCGTCGCCCCGGGGTCGATGGTGCCGATCGTCTTGCCGCGATGCGCCGATTACCTCGTCGCCGTCGTCGCCATCCTTCGCTGCGGGGCCGCCTACGCACCGATCGATCCCGCGGCCCCGCGACGCGAGGCGATGCTCAGCCCGCTGCGTTCGCCCGTCGTCGTCGGCCGCGAGACCGGCATGCTCGACCCGGCAAGCATCACCGAGCCTGGCGAAGCGCCGGTGGTCGAGTGCTCGCCCGAACACCCCGCGTACGTCATGTATACCAGCGGCACCACGGGCCGGCCCAAGGGCGTCCTCGTGCCGCACCGCGCCGTGACCAGGCTCGTCATCGACGCCGACTACGCCGAATTCGGCCCGGACAAACGCTGGGGCGTGATGAGCGCCGTCGCGTTCGACGCATCGACGCTCGAGATCTGGGGCGCCCTGCTGCACGGCGGATGCTGCATCGTGCAGACGATGGCGGTGCCGGGCCTGGACGACCTGGCCGACTACCTGACCAAGGGACGCGTCACCGACACGTGGCTGACCGCATCGCTCTTCAACGCCATGGTCGACGAGCACCCGCGGGCCATGTCCCACATGCACCAGCTGCTGACCGGCGGCGAGCGTGAGAGCATGCCGCACGTCCGGCGGTTCAAGCAGCAGAACCCCGGCGTGCGTCTCATCCACGGCTACGGCCCAACCGAGAACACGACGTTCAGCCTCTGTCACACCATCACCGACGAGGACGCGCGTGGCGGCCGCATCCCCATCGGTACGCCCATCAACGGCAGCACCGTGCGCATCGTGCGGCCGGGCGGCACGCCCGACGAGCAAGCCCACGAGGGCGAGCTGCTC
This Phycisphaerales bacterium DNA region includes the following protein-coding sequences:
- a CDS encoding class I SAM-dependent methyltransferase, with the protein product MTVSPASPSASDAAPVIDTADLDAAIASLDLALPVMGADVDQDEEWALVRVHADDADGIGRWRRIRLHDYDEVFAVPGLYEKWVYHALRCTSPRVVVGLLGRAMLEAGDDPAALTVLDLGAGNGCVGEELAGLGVRRIVGADICAEAAVAAERDRPGLYDAYAVGDITQAVEGGSATEAKAVLDAHAFNAMVCVAALGYGDVPPEVFMAAFDRVAPGGWVGFNIKAEFLDEDARGGFAGLVREMLSSGRLGLAARERYVHRLAPDGSELVYEAMVGRKA
- a CDS encoding PQQ-dependent sugar dehydrogenase, with protein sequence MLRTATLAALAPFALTLPACGQRAELPTSGPSPIYSNSEEDSPKATGYRTETVIEGLGRPWSVAWLPDGGVLITERGGRVVLAEPDGDGGFEAPVPLGGAPESSRLGQGGMMDVSLHPAFEGNALVYFTHATGDGRANRTALSRARLVRGEAVVRFEDTEELFRVTPDKPGGQHFGSRLVWLPDGTLLMSVGDGGNPPTRVGGRLARDNPQFLDNAWGKVLRLNDDGTAPDDNPFSDREDVGRFVYSYGHRNIQGMDIEPQSGRVWATEHGALGGDELNLIEPGKNYGWPKATYSIHYNGDEISDEVSLDGMVDPACVWTPVLAACGLAFYTGDQFPQWQGDLFAGGLVSRQVRRVMLDGEGDGITVEANETLPFGARVRDVRQGPDGYLYVLTDERNGKLVRIVPE
- a CDS encoding cation:proton antiporter: MGSWSVLLDVLLLLSTATALGIVCACLKQSPIIGYLAAGTLVGPNVLGIVGSGEQVELLAELGIALLLFTIGLEFSWRRLVGLGRVAIGGGFLQVGVTVSLVAGACLLLGVPARTAWALGAIIALSSTACVLRLLVARAEIESNHGRHALGILLVQDAAVVPLVLLVALLAGEGGGVGGGAGNGAGESGAGLAEAGWALARVLGGAAVLVALLFVLLRYAMPWLLRLEALRHSRDLPILIAVVVGLGAAWASHEFGLSPALGAFVAGMLLAASPFATQVRADIASLQTLLVTLFFGSIGMLGDPAWLLGNVGLVLGVLAAIVVGKALVVWAILRLLGQAHESALMTGLCLAQVGEFSFILAMSAHGSLIDDDALRLLVSATIISLFLTPYLVSTAPWLAPRIIAGLRRARLVSAPAPPVGTPAHAAAGRIVVVGFGPAGQAVGRMLAGHDREVVVLDLNVKAIKTAQAMGLVGHVGDATHEDVLHHAGVRTADTVVVTIPDPAMAARIVRLVRVAAPDAHVIARARYHRYVQEIRESGAHDLVDEETLTGERLAADLRRRLAPSD
- a CDS encoding P-loop NTPase fold protein; translation: MSNATPKPRSVRPARNPQEEAARLLRSPPVGSAVGDEPPAGIEYVDGGRADGEVPIVGQRLVRQVGPLFDLIRHKDTQMPLTAAIYGPWGSGKSTAMKWLDRMLECWSTGKSGEKSGGQKLVDAGRMDEDDFVQVRTVWFDPWKYQDRDDVLRGIIAEIIRETIKVQHSDVATVTNAVRLFGGMLGKTFLAGLESVKVKAGVDGTGVELQPDKAVRGAVEAYKEANHPELAFVNNLEQALSDWVKHTIPQHKRLVVFIDDLDRCRPHVAVQVLEALKLYLRIPRTIFVVGVDQPVITAQVKSLYDKHGVREVDAHRYLAKMFQVEVTLDAEEEIAEAFFESVASEHHVWESLAHWEPAQRSIRQFILQHADRNPREIKRLFNGIMMAAVGELWHEDRLGLENDEPVDRTLCALRGARRFMVRRRLELLASGRADLPTSSSKEGGSISQHAKEDFERCLDALGTRTLDAFFSHWRVVLLDREPYPEDTIRTPKVFKPFLCMLDDPHLRSVFTIEAHAHYRNGAFRDKLIDSVARDADDEPGLLAKSPIPRMVELSELMDWQFQILEASTHDLRIYREAASLALDKPVDKLTERDFEACEKLSLTGAELSTSEPLLAFPRLRRLDLDSSTLGEIEGVRTLSNLRRLFLGGTSIADLSPLSNLESLEQLVLGSAYVGDLTYLAALPQLVDLDVSEAGVRDITPILVLKNLVRLDLSHTGVTKVEGLAGLPKLKRLDLTGTNVSDESFESLRAAMPDCQIRR
- a CDS encoding tetratricopeptide repeat protein — translated: MSGATTIRSPLGRFVGGACAMGGSAAAGLTTSAMVAGAVTPPVGVAILGTLALFAGGAAVYQGAKAKQADKTTDEILQRLTKLTHEHRSLSRALALLPEDIGGGSKEIAERIRTLRTAFADDDPAVVADRVQGVPDLAAFLEAQTEEREAMDDQFRQGLSVLIDEAIAQGRFRAEAIAALTGLDAKLDAVQGGISEVRRTQLTDSKNIARIRELLEQPHLTDEQLKDQLRAEIEAEYADKLAQERDAREVAERAAEAVMDVRHVEGIETALREHGGQAIVDALLALPTPTEETRVSIHRKVAEWAYLIGNIEQAERSIGVLLAIDSEDLDAINRLGLVQLHLGRFDDAEAGFQKVLDLASDDIGWQAVAAGNIGMVRLERWDFTRLDFIGALDGLLMALQLNERIGSVSGTAKAYGNLALVHQRLDDLPKAQVMLRKALALFKKKSLEQEVARTYANLGAVLKARGKPRAARVVLCKAANTAQAISNTAVLAGAYANLGALFEEAGDFAEARRLWTLARDLYAQIGAGPNMERVKGWLDGLPLD